The window GCCGCTCATCACCACCAGGCCCAGGCCCACGGAGAACACGACGCCGCCCAGCACCTTGGAGATGCCCACGGGCCAGTCGGCCATCCCCTGCTGGGAGGTGACCATGTAGATGAAGCCCCAGGCGATGAACGCGCCACCGGTGAGGGACAGCAGGAACATGCGGCCGTAGGGCGTGGTCGCCTTGGCGTACATGCCGTCCTCGAGGGCCATGGCCAGGGCCTTCGGTGCCGGGATCTGCGTGGACGGTGCGGGTGCTGCGGCGGGTGCGGGAGTGCCGGAGGATCCGGGCCCCGAGGAGGGTGAGGTCATGGCGATTCCTTCTCTCGTACACAGGACGACCACAGGGTACGCCCGAACAACGATGAGAGAGGGGTTGTAAGGCCCGAGAGGTGACGTGTTCTCGTGCTGGCCGTGCTGGTCAGGGGTGCCGACGCTCAGTTCTCCGGCGTGATGGGCACCACGCCGACCGCGACCGACAGGGTGCTGGTGGCCCCGGGCGGCCCCACCACGATCCCCTTCAACGGCGGCACGTCGGTGTAGTCCCGCCCCCAGGCCGTGGTCACGAATCGCTGGTCCACGAAGGTGCGGTTGGTGGGGTCGATGTCCACCCAGCCGGTGCCGGGGACCAGCACGCTGAGCCACGCGTGGGAGGCGGCAGAGCCGATCATCCCTCCGTCGGGCTGGGTGCTGAGCTCCCCGTCGGCGCTGCGGGCGGTGCGCAGGTACCCGGAGACGTACCGGGCGGCCAGCCCCGCGGCACGTGCCACGGCCACGCCCACGTGGGAGAAGTCCTGGCACACGCCGTGGCGGGCGCTGAGCACCTCCTCCAGGGTGGAGGTGACGGTGGTGGCGCCCGAGGCGTAGGTGAAATCGGTGTGGATCAGGGCGGTCAGGTGTGCCAGGCACTCGCCGATCGGCCGCTGCGGGGTGAACACCTCCGCGGAGATCTCTCGCACGGCGTGGGAGGTGCGGATGCGCGGTGATGGCTGGGTGAAGTCGATGCTGGCGGCCGGCATCAGCGGCCCCCAGTTCTCCGGCAGGCAGCTCTCGAAGGGCCGGGACATGGTCTCGGTGGGATACCGGCGCTCTGCGACCGACACCCGCGCTCGGGAGTGCACCTCGAGGTGGTCGTGGGGCTGGTCCACCATCAGATAGGTGGAGGAGTTGCCGTAGAAGTCGGTGTGGGCGGTGAGCCGGGCCGGGGCGGGATCCACCGTCACCTCGTGGGACAGCACCCGCTGGTACAGGGTGGCGCGGGGCTCCACATGGGCGCGGCCGTAGTTGCGGGTGACCGGTTTGGCGTACCGGTAGGAGGTGAGGTGGTGCAGTGCGTAGTCGACGGCTTCCACTGCGGCCTGGTCGTCCAGGCGCAGGGGGACCGGGGGCAGCATCTCAGACATCGTCGAACCCCCAGGGGGAGGTGGATTCGGTGGGACGGAAGTACACGTCCTCCAGGGCGCCGGCCAGCTCCCGCAGGGAGGTGATGGCCCCGGAGGTCTCGTCCAGCAGCGCTGTCGCGGAAGGACCGGCCGTGGAGGCAGGCTGCAGCAGCTCCCGGGGCGACCAGCCGGTCACCCGCGTACGCAGGGAGCTCAGCGGGGCCCTCAGCTCGGGCGAGGGGGTGGACTCCGGCAGGCGGTCCAGGCTCGCCCCCAGCTTCTCCAGCTGGAAGGCGAGGGACCGGGGCAGGGTGGCGTCGGCCAGCAGCAGCTCCAGCAGCAGCTCGGGCTGCACGGCCGCGTGGTAGTAGCGACGGTAGGACGCGCCGGACTCGGTGATCACCGCGACCGCCTGGGTCACGCGGGCCTCGGCCTCGTCGTGCCGGCGGTGGCCCAGGGTGGCGCGCAGCAGTGCCAGCAGCCCCAGGGTGCGCTCGATCCTGCGACCGGTCTCGGCCAGGTCCCATCCCAGGTTCCGGGGCATCGAGTCGGTGATCGCCCCGGACAGGGTGAGACAGCCGTCGATGATGTCGGTCAGGGCAGGCTCCAGCGGCTGGGAGTCCACCTGGCCCAAGGTACGGATCCGGGCGCGCATGCGTGCGATCACCGGCCAGATGTCGTCGGAGACCAGGTCGCGCAGGGTGCGGGTGGTGTGCGCCAGGGAGTCGAAGGACTGCGCCAGTGAACCGGGGCGGTCCACCGCGGTGAGCAGCGCGGTGATCTCGGTGTGCACCTCCTCGGGATCCTTCAGGTCCACCTGGTGGAAGCCGGGGAAGGTGGTGGTCACGTCGGTGACGGCCCTCAGCAGCACACCCAGGGCGGTGCGGGCCGTGGTGCCGCGCTCGGATCCGAGGTCGTTGGTGGTGTCCAGCACGGTGCGCAGCAGGCGGGACGTGAGGTCCACCCGCTCCAGGTAGCGGCCGAACCAGAACAGATCCGCGCCGATCGAGCGGGTCATCGCCGGGTACGCCGGCAGCGTGGACCGGGTGACGGCGGCAGGGGAGGCCTCCTCCGATGCGGCAGTGGCGGTCTCCGGCACCAGCACCCACACGTCCTTCACGGCGGTGGGGGCATCATCGGTGGTGGTGGCGATACCTCCGGGCAACACCTCGTAGTCGTCGGCCCCCGCGAGCACCAGCAGGCGCAGGGTGACGGGCCGCTGGACCGGCCGCTTCCCGCCCGCGGGGTCCAGGGACAGAGCGGTGGACCACTCGGGTGCCGAATCCGTGGCAGGGGAGCGCAACTGGAGGTCCTCGTGGAGGATCTGACGGCACAGGTCCGGCAGCGCCTTACGCAGGGCGGGGTTCTCCAGCAGTCCGGCGCCGAGGGGGTTCACCACCTCCACGTCGCCGTTGCGAGCGGCCTCCACCAGCCCGGTCACGCCGCGCAGAGGCGTGGGCCCCAGGTCCAGCGGGTCCAGCTGCTGCGACGGTGCCAGGCGGATCAGCGTGTCCACGGCCTCCGCTGGATCGGCCTGCACCCCCGGCACGCGCAGCGTGAGCAGACCGGAACCGGTGCGCAGGTCGGTGGCGGAGACCACGGGGGCCCCCAGCAGGTTCGCGAACCAGTGATGGTCGAAGGTGAGCAGCGGGTCCTCGCCCTTGCCCAGCAGCACCACTGCCCGGCCCGAGCCGCCGTCGGCCCTGCCACGGAGGTCCAGTGCGGTGCGGATGCGGTCGAAGAAGGGGTGCAGGCGGCGCAGCTCCGTGGAGCGGTACAGCCCCGGCGCGCACCGGGACAGCACCCGGCGCATCTCCAGGGCGAACCCGGCGCCGTGGGGCACGTCGACCTGGTCCTCGATCACCCGCCACTGGCCGTCGGCGGTGCGGGCCACCGTGCAGGCCAGCGCGAACAGGCGCTGCGAACCACGGGCCGGGATCCCCACGGCGGTGCGCAGGTAGGCGGGGTCCTCCAGCAGCTCGGCAGTGGGGGCCACATCGCTGCCGAACACCGTGCGCGGCCCGTACAGGTCCGAGTACAGCGCATCCAGCAGGCGAGCACGCTGCACCAGCCCCGCGGAGAGGTCGTCCCACTCGGATGCGGTGATCACCGCAGGGAGGGGATCGATCATCCCGGGTGCCGCCCCGGACACGTCGGCCGCGAACATGGCGGCGGCGTCCGAGGAAGCCCGGCGCAGGGCGGAAGGGCCCATCACATCGAGTTCGGCCGCCAGCGAGCGGGGGGTGGAGGAGCTCACCGGTTCATCGTAGGCGGGCGCCTCAACCGGCGCTGACCACCGGGACACCCTCGG is drawn from Brachybacterium muris and contains these coding sequences:
- a CDS encoding transglutaminase family protein; translation: MSEMLPPVPLRLDDQAAVEAVDYALHHLTSYRYAKPVTRNYGRAHVEPRATLYQRVLSHEVTVDPAPARLTAHTDFYGNSSTYLMVDQPHDHLEVHSRARVSVAERRYPTETMSRPFESCLPENWGPLMPAASIDFTQPSPRIRTSHAVREISAEVFTPQRPIGECLAHLTALIHTDFTYASGATTVTSTLEEVLSARHGVCQDFSHVGVAVARAAGLAARYVSGYLRTARSADGELSTQPDGGMIGSAASHAWLSVLVPGTGWVDIDPTNRTFVDQRFVTTAWGRDYTDVPPLKGIVVGPPGATSTLSVAVGVVPITPEN
- a CDS encoding circularly permuted type 2 ATP-grasp protein, which produces MSSSTPRSLAAELDVMGPSALRRASSDAAAMFAADVSGAAPGMIDPLPAVITASEWDDLSAGLVQRARLLDALYSDLYGPRTVFGSDVAPTAELLEDPAYLRTAVGIPARGSQRLFALACTVARTADGQWRVIEDQVDVPHGAGFALEMRRVLSRCAPGLYRSTELRRLHPFFDRIRTALDLRGRADGGSGRAVVLLGKGEDPLLTFDHHWFANLLGAPVVSATDLRTGSGLLTLRVPGVQADPAEAVDTLIRLAPSQQLDPLDLGPTPLRGVTGLVEAARNGDVEVVNPLGAGLLENPALRKALPDLCRQILHEDLQLRSPATDSAPEWSTALSLDPAGGKRPVQRPVTLRLLVLAGADDYEVLPGGIATTTDDAPTAVKDVWVLVPETATAASEEASPAAVTRSTLPAYPAMTRSIGADLFWFGRYLERVDLTSRLLRTVLDTTNDLGSERGTTARTALGVLLRAVTDVTTTFPGFHQVDLKDPEEVHTEITALLTAVDRPGSLAQSFDSLAHTTRTLRDLVSDDIWPVIARMRARIRTLGQVDSQPLEPALTDIIDGCLTLSGAITDSMPRNLGWDLAETGRRIERTLGLLALLRATLGHRRHDEAEARVTQAVAVITESGASYRRYYHAAVQPELLLELLLADATLPRSLAFQLEKLGASLDRLPESTPSPELRAPLSSLRTRVTGWSPRELLQPASTAGPSATALLDETSGAITSLRELAGALEDVYFRPTESTSPWGFDDV